In a genomic window of Oreochromis aureus strain Israel breed Guangdong linkage group 13, ZZ_aureus, whole genome shotgun sequence:
- the erlec1 gene encoding endoplasmic reticulum lectin 1 isoform X2, which yields MMAGLLLALLGGLLEVCSGVSANRGGYPSFTDEIPFKITWPGAEFTLPTSGALYSEEDFVIMTTTEKEKYKCLLPSLTAGEEDDEKEYGGPSPGELLEPLFKRSSCSYRIESYWTYEVCHGKHVRQYHEEKETSQISVQEYFLGNMAQKSHSAETDQAEKTDSVKPSETKVPTKNLEGQLTPYYSVEMGNGTPCLLKQDQPRSTAVLYVCHPEAKHEILSVAEVTTCEYEVVVLTPLLCAHPKYRFKSSPVNAIFCQALAGSPLRPQRLAQLDKEQEEQLKPPFGATSEPREEETSAVREEAFTSTHKPMTVGGQSQVTVGTTHISRLTDEQLIKEFLSGSYCLHGGVGWWKYEFCYGRHVHQYHEDKEQGKNIVVVGNWNADEHLDWAKKNVARSLQLREDGVQKVKLVSHFYGHGDVCDLTGKPRQVIVKLKCKESESPHAVTVYMLEPQTCQYVLGVESPVICRILDTADEYGLLSLSS from the exons ATGATGGCGGGGCTGCTGTTGGCGTTACTCGGGGGGCTGCTGGAGGTCTGCAGCGGCGTTTCAGCCAACAGAGGAGGCTATCCCTCATTCACAGACGAAATCCCTTTCAAAATCACCTGGCCTGGCGCTGAATTTACGCTG CCAACTTCAGGTGCACTTTACAGTGAGGAAGACTTCGTCATCATGACCACAACAGAGAAGGAGAAGTACAAATGTCTCCTCCCTTCACTGACGGCTGGAGAGGAG gatgatgaaaaggagtACGGCGGGCCCAGTCCAGGTGAACTGCTCGAGCCGCTATTCAAACGAAGCAGCTGCTCCTACAGG ATTGAGTCGTACTGGACGTATGAAGTATGCCATGGAAAACATGTAAGGCAGTACCATGAAGAGAAGGAGACTTCTCAG ATAAGTGTACAAGAGTACTTCTTGGGAAATATGGCTCAGAAGAGCCATTCAGCAGAGACAG atcAAGCTGAGAAGACAGACAGTGTCAAACCGTCCGAAACCAAA GTGCCCACTAAGAACCTTGAAGGTCAGCTGACTCCCTACTACTCAGTGGAGATGGGAAACGGGACTCCGTGTTTGCTGAAACAGGACCAGCCTCGTTCCACAGCCGTGCTGTACGTCTGCCATCCGGAGGCCAAGCACGAGATCTTGTCTGTCGCTGAGGTCACCACCTGCGAATATGAGGTGGTGGTGCTGACGCCTCTGCTTTGCGCACACCCAAAATACAG GTTCAAATCCTCCCCGGTGAACGCCATCTTCTGCCAGGCTCTGGCGGGCTCCCCTCTGCGGCCTCAGCGGCTCGCCCAGTTGGACAAAGAACAAGAAGAGCAGCTTAAACCACCTTTTGGTGCCACCTCTGAGCCCAGAGAG GAGGAGACGTCAGCAGTGAGAGAAGAAGCCTTCACCTCCACCCACAAACCCATGACCGTCGGAGGGCAGTCTCAGGTCACTGTTGGTACCACGCACATCTCTCGCCTGACAGACGAGCAGCTAATTAAGGAGTTCCTGAGTGGCTCGTACTGTCTGCACGGG GGGGTAGGATGGTGGAAATATGAATTCTGTTACGGAAGGCACGTCCATCAGTACCACGAG GATAAAGAGCAAGGGAAGAACATTGTAGTGGTGGGGAACTGGAATGCAGATGAACACCTCGACTGGGCCAAGAAGAACGTCGCCCGATCCCTCCAGCTCAGAGAGGACGGAGTGCAGAAAGTCAA GTTGGTTTCCCACTTCTATGGCCACGGTGATGTGTGTGACCTGACAGGGAAGCCCAGACAGGTCATTGTCAAGCTCAA ATGTAAGGAGTCTGAGTCTCCCCATGCTGTCACTGTCTATATGCTGGAGCCTCAGACTTGTCAGTATGTCCTTGGG gtTGAGTCACCGGTCATATGCAGGATTCTTGACACTGCTGATGAATACGGACTTCTGTCACTCTCCAGTTAA
- the erlec1 gene encoding endoplasmic reticulum lectin 1 isoform X1 → MMAGLLLALLGGLLEVCSGVSANRGGYPSFTDEIPFKITWPGAEFTLPTSGALYSEEDFVIMTTTEKEKYKCLLPSLTAGEEDDEKEYGGPSPGELLEPLFKRSSCSYRIESYWTYEVCHGKHVRQYHEEKETSQKISVQEYFLGNMAQKSHSAETDQAEKTDSVKPSETKVPTKNLEGQLTPYYSVEMGNGTPCLLKQDQPRSTAVLYVCHPEAKHEILSVAEVTTCEYEVVVLTPLLCAHPKYRFKSSPVNAIFCQALAGSPLRPQRLAQLDKEQEEQLKPPFGATSEPREEETSAVREEAFTSTHKPMTVGGQSQVTVGTTHISRLTDEQLIKEFLSGSYCLHGGVGWWKYEFCYGRHVHQYHEDKEQGKNIVVVGNWNADEHLDWAKKNVARSLQLREDGVQKVKLVSHFYGHGDVCDLTGKPRQVIVKLKCKESESPHAVTVYMLEPQTCQYVLGVESPVICRILDTADEYGLLSLSS, encoded by the exons ATGATGGCGGGGCTGCTGTTGGCGTTACTCGGGGGGCTGCTGGAGGTCTGCAGCGGCGTTTCAGCCAACAGAGGAGGCTATCCCTCATTCACAGACGAAATCCCTTTCAAAATCACCTGGCCTGGCGCTGAATTTACGCTG CCAACTTCAGGTGCACTTTACAGTGAGGAAGACTTCGTCATCATGACCACAACAGAGAAGGAGAAGTACAAATGTCTCCTCCCTTCACTGACGGCTGGAGAGGAG gatgatgaaaaggagtACGGCGGGCCCAGTCCAGGTGAACTGCTCGAGCCGCTATTCAAACGAAGCAGCTGCTCCTACAGG ATTGAGTCGTACTGGACGTATGAAGTATGCCATGGAAAACATGTAAGGCAGTACCATGAAGAGAAGGAGACTTCTCAG AAGATAAGTGTACAAGAGTACTTCTTGGGAAATATGGCTCAGAAGAGCCATTCAGCAGAGACAG atcAAGCTGAGAAGACAGACAGTGTCAAACCGTCCGAAACCAAA GTGCCCACTAAGAACCTTGAAGGTCAGCTGACTCCCTACTACTCAGTGGAGATGGGAAACGGGACTCCGTGTTTGCTGAAACAGGACCAGCCTCGTTCCACAGCCGTGCTGTACGTCTGCCATCCGGAGGCCAAGCACGAGATCTTGTCTGTCGCTGAGGTCACCACCTGCGAATATGAGGTGGTGGTGCTGACGCCTCTGCTTTGCGCACACCCAAAATACAG GTTCAAATCCTCCCCGGTGAACGCCATCTTCTGCCAGGCTCTGGCGGGCTCCCCTCTGCGGCCTCAGCGGCTCGCCCAGTTGGACAAAGAACAAGAAGAGCAGCTTAAACCACCTTTTGGTGCCACCTCTGAGCCCAGAGAG GAGGAGACGTCAGCAGTGAGAGAAGAAGCCTTCACCTCCACCCACAAACCCATGACCGTCGGAGGGCAGTCTCAGGTCACTGTTGGTACCACGCACATCTCTCGCCTGACAGACGAGCAGCTAATTAAGGAGTTCCTGAGTGGCTCGTACTGTCTGCACGGG GGGGTAGGATGGTGGAAATATGAATTCTGTTACGGAAGGCACGTCCATCAGTACCACGAG GATAAAGAGCAAGGGAAGAACATTGTAGTGGTGGGGAACTGGAATGCAGATGAACACCTCGACTGGGCCAAGAAGAACGTCGCCCGATCCCTCCAGCTCAGAGAGGACGGAGTGCAGAAAGTCAA GTTGGTTTCCCACTTCTATGGCCACGGTGATGTGTGTGACCTGACAGGGAAGCCCAGACAGGTCATTGTCAAGCTCAA ATGTAAGGAGTCTGAGTCTCCCCATGCTGTCACTGTCTATATGCTGGAGCCTCAGACTTGTCAGTATGTCCTTGGG gtTGAGTCACCGGTCATATGCAGGATTCTTGACACTGCTGATGAATACGGACTTCTGTCACTCTCCAGTTAA
- the gpr75 gene encoding probable G-protein coupled receptor 75: MNTTLTPSDLVDVPRLQTFNGTLGNQTPSGWAVIHTATLTFCSLLLIFIFFLGSYGNLVVFLSFFDPAFRKFRTNFDFMILNLSFCDLFICCVTAPMFALVLFLDAGGGDGVSKSFCFAFHLTSSGFIIMSLETVAVIALHRLRMVLGQQPNRTASFPCTLALTALLWTSSFTIAALLTMRAYPRKDGPCLPHFGLGSGQARVVLYVYLADFAFCVAVVSVSYLMIAQTLRKNAQVRKCPIITVDATCPPPPPPLIAAGFESMQCAVQGPSLYRNQTYNKLQNVQTHAYANRTNQPAVPGAAQGATCCQLVSTVNLATAKDSKAVVTCVVIVFSVLLCCLPMGVSLAQDVLSPESSFAHYQFELCGFVLIFLKSGINPFVYSRNSAGLRRRVLCCIQWAALGFLCCKQKTRLHAMGKGSLEVNRNKSSHHETNSAYVLSPKPQKRLVDQACGPSHSRDCAGSPRATGTRKPRLPSTSTPINTRIEPYYSIYNSSPSAGPSSPTSLQPVSSQTFAFAKSYVAMHYHTHQDALQDFESTSVHQIPVPSV, encoded by the coding sequence ATGAACACCACTCTTACACCCTCGGACCTGGTGGATGTGCCAAGACTGCAGACCTTCAATGGCACCCTGGGTAACCAGACCCCCTCGGGCTGGGCCGTGATCCACACTGCTACCTTGACTTTTTGTTCTCTCCTCCTCATCTTTATCTTCTTCCTGGGCTCTTACGGCAATCTTGTGGTGTTCCTGTCTTTTTTCGACCCGGCGTTTCGCAAGTTCCGCACCAACTTTGACTTCATGATCCTCAACCTGTCCTTCTGCGACTTGTTCATTTGTTGCGTGACCGCTCCCATGTTTGCGCTGGTGCTCTTCCTGGATGCAGGCGGAGGGGACGGCGTGTCAAAGAGTTTCTGCTTCGCCTTCCACTTGACCAGTTCGGGCTTCATCATCATGTCCCTGGAGACGGTGGCTGTCATTGCTTTGCACAGACTCCGCATGGTTTTGGGACAGCAGCCCAACCGCACTGCTTCCTTCCCCTGCACGCTGGCCCTGACCGCCCTGCTGTGGACATCCAGCTTCACAATCGCTGCTCTCCTCACCATGCGTGCATACCCACGCAAAGATGGACCCTGCTTGCCCCACTTTGGCCTGGGGAGTGGGCAGGCCAGGGTTGTGTTGTACGTCTACCTGGCAGATTTTGCCTTTTGTGTTGCTGTGGTGTCTGTGTCGTATCTGATGATTGCTCAGACCCTGAGGAAGAACGCGCAAGTAAGGAAATGCCCAATCATCACTGTAGATGCCACCTGCCCTCCACCCCCACCACCTCTCATTGCAGCAGGCTTTGAGAGCATGCAGTGTGCCGTTCAAGGCCCCTCTCTGTACCGTAACCAGACTTACAACAAACTGCAGAATGTACAAACGCACGCCTATGCCAACAGGACCAACCAGCCGGCAGTTCCAGGGGCCGCCCAAGGAGCCACCTGCTGTCAGCTGGTCTCCACAGTCAACTTAGCCACAGCCAAAGACTCCAAGGCAGTTGTCACCTGTGTAGTTATAGTGTTCTCTGTGTTACTCTGCTGCCTACCGATGGGAGTTTCACTGGCGCAGGATGTTTTGTCACCAGAAAGCAGCTTTGCACATTACCAGTTCGAACTGTGTGGCTTTGTGCTCATTTTTCTCAAATCAGGCATCAATCCGTTTGTGTACTCGCGCAACAGTGCAGGCCTCCGCCGCCGCGTGCTGTGCTGCATTCAGTGGGCCGCGCTTGGATTTCTGTGCTGCAAGCAAAAGACACGCCTGCACGCAATGGGGAAGGGGAGCCTGGAAGTCAATCGCAATAAATCCTCCCATCACGAGACCAACTCGGCCTACGTGCTGTCACCTAAGCCTCAGAAGAGGCTGGTAGACCAGGCTTGTGGACCCAGTCATTCCCGGGATTGCGCTGGCAGTCCCAGGGCGACCGGTACACGCAAACCTCGCCTCCCGAGCACCTCTACACCCATCAACACCCGGATTGAGCCCTACTACAGTATATACAACAGCAGTCCCTCAGCAGGGCCCAGCTCCCCCACCAGCCTACAGCCTGTCAGCTCTCAGACATTTGCCTTTGCCAAGTCCTATGTAGCCATGCACTACCACACTCACCAAGATGCTCTGCAGGACTTTGAAAGCACCTCAGTGCACCAGATTCCTGTGCCCTCGGTATAA